The following proteins come from a genomic window of Mariniflexile sp. TRM1-10:
- a CDS encoding P-II family nitrogen regulator: MKKIEAIIRKSKYSVVKEALHEVGVNFFSYWDVTGIGNEKEGHVYRGVTYSTSDIQRRYLSIVVNDDFEEVTIQVILRSAGTGEVGDGKIFVSDVKECYRIRTGEKGGDTLR, from the coding sequence ATGAAGAAAATTGAAGCAATTATTAGGAAATCGAAATATAGCGTAGTAAAAGAAGCTTTGCATGAAGTTGGCGTAAATTTTTTCTCGTACTGGGATGTTACGGGTATTGGAAACGAAAAAGAAGGGCATGTGTACCGTGGGGTAACCTATAGTACAAGTGATATTCAACGTAGGTATTTGTCTATTGTGGTCAATGATGATTTTGAAGAAGTGACTATACAAGTAATTCTTCGTTCTGCAGGTACAGGTGAAGTTGGAGATGGTAAAATCTTTGTATCCGATGTTAAGGAATGCTACAGAATAAGAACTGGAGAAAAAGGTGGGGATACATTAAGATAA